The Elaeis guineensis isolate ETL-2024a chromosome 3, EG11, whole genome shotgun sequence region GCAGTATCTCATTTTTTGTGTAGGTAAGATTTTGTGTGACATTTTTGACAGCTGCACTTGTGCTTGTATTTTGCCTTTTGCGAGGCTGCTGCGGCCTCTCACAAAAATGGTAAATTGATCAGATTAATGGCTGGGTGTGGAAGTATTGGATCGATTAGTTCCTCAAAGATTGGTGCCTTTTTAGCTGTTTGCTGGCTTATAGTTTTGACTTGCTAACCGCTTGTTTGCTTTGTAACGTAAGTGACTTTGTAGATTGCAGCTGACTGAATAATATGATTAGATGGTACCAATGCAGATCCTACTCTGAAGAACATTGACCGGAATTACAAGCTTCCAGGGTGGTTGGTTATTTTATATGTAAGGTTTTTTGTGTTGGTAATAGAGCCCCGCCTTAAAATTAAGAGGAACTGGTGACTGGGTTGTGGTTCGTGGGCGTCGCTTGTAGCATGTTAAAGATTATGTTTCAACAGTATTCTTGCCGTACGAACTTAATTATATTTGGTCCAATTAATTATCTTTGGTCCAAACTGATTTGTATATTGATGCAAAAGTATTACATAGGCAAGATATTCAAGTTCTTATAAAATAAGCTCGCATTTATCATAGCCTGACCAAAAAAACtgaaggaaaagagagaagatCATACACATTGATATACAtgatagtttaaatttaaaaaaaataacaattaGATACATCATTTTCATGATATAACTCTTCTCATCTTCTCTGGAAGTTAAAAACTTTGATGGAAAAGGCAAAGACGAAAGCAAAGAGTAGAGCAAACCCAACAACTGCAACAGCTACTATACCCAAGAAGTCATGCCTGAACCCAAAATACCTCCTGATGAAGCCTTGCACGGTCTCACCATTGTTCATGGGATTTGTATAATCTCCGAACTGTGAGGCAACCAGTCCATACAAGGTCCAAGCCACCGGGCATGCCCAAGAATACCATCTCCACCACACAGGAATCCTCTGTAACCATCCACAGAAAGACATTAAAAATTCAGTTGTATAATGAAAATCCAAATACCTCAATCAGAAAAGGGATCGGCAAGACTTACGGGTCGAGGAATTAGAAAGCCTGCAAAAATATTCCATATGGCATAGAATGCAGTGGAGACTATGGCAGCAATGTCGCTGTTAGGTGTCATGGCGACCGCCATCATACCATAGAATGTGAAATACATGAAAgtgaagaacatgaagaagagGTACCAAAAGAATTTTTCAAGTGTCCAATCAAAACCGATCAAGCTATACACGATGAGTCCATATATAACAGTTTGAAGGAAGATGTGTGGAATCTCAATTAGAACCTGCAAACATTGGCATATTATGAGAAGTGACCCCAAGTAGCATGAAAACTAATTAAGCTCAATTAAACATGACAAGAAAGAGTCTTTCAACAAGTAGTAAACCTCCATTAAGCTTAATTTAGATGGACCTTTAGATATTGATTGTTGTTATTACCTGCGCGAATGCATAGGGTAGAGCAGAATACATTCCAGCAGCCTTTTCTCTGTAGAAAACTGTTCGCTCAACATCTACAATTGGTTGCACGGTTTGGCCATTCTGTATGCCAATAAACAGAACTGCAGCATACATGGAGCCTAAGGAATTGAACAAATCTTGTCGTGTATTTCTGCAAAATTTTCAATCATAAAGATGAAACCTTGTTATTGGTTGGTTATTCCAGAACATGAGAGGGTATCGATACATGCTTGCAAATTAGATTTTATTGCTAGAGTTGCGGTGATGGCTTACACTTTTTTTCCAAGTCTCCAGAAGATGGTGCCAAATATGAGGGCAATGACAGCAGTGAAGAAAATTCTTGTGGCAGTATATGATGGATTGCGCCAGTAAGATTTGTGTTGCTTCCACAAGCAGGCCATGCACTGTGTAATGAAGGGCTGTGAGTATTTGGTTGGGAAAAATAGGTCTTTTGACCCAGGTGGAGGACTACTTAGTTCACTGATCAAAGCTTTGTTTCTCCTGCAACATTTTCCATCGACGAGTGAGAACTATAAATACAGATGGCTATCAATTTCTCCAAGAATTAAGTATGATTTTGGAACCATGAACCCGTAAACCTACTTGAATAGATCAGAATTCTTGTATATTTCAGCAAAGTTGACCCCCAAAATTTCTTCTTGTGCCGGGGTGGTCACCTCCAACATCCATGTTGCAGGGTTgtaaccatcttttatttttctgactCCTTCAATCCCCTGGACAAAAATTAAACAATGATGAAATCGGCATCCCTATTTGGTGGTAAAATAAGAACAAATTGTTTGCTTTCGGTGTTGGATCACCAAAACTCACCTCAAAGTACTTGATCAAATGGCATGAATTTCGTCCCAAGGGGCCAACATATATCTCTTCTCCACCTCTTTTCATAAGGAAGAGCTGCAATTGGGAAGGAAGAGAGATCATTGTTAACACACAGGCATATGGAAGGATCGATCAGAATTACATAGCTCTTTGATTTCACTTGCACCCGACCTCATCAAAAGCTTCAAAGATGTCAATGCTGGGCTGGTGAATTGTGCACACCACAGTCCTTCCTGTGTCCACGGTGTTTCTGACTGTCCTCATCACAATTGCTGCTGCCCTTGCATCCAATCCAGAGGTTGGCTCATCCATAAATATGATAGAGGGGTTGGCGACCAGCTCGACGGCGATGGTAAGCCTCTTCCTCTGTTCGGTTGATAGGCCATTCACCCCAGGCAATCCTACCAGTGCTCCTCTTAGAGATGTCAGCTCTACAAGCTCCATGACCTCCTCGACAAACATCTGCAGCAAATGGTTTCCAGAAATCAGTGGGGGATCGAAGTAGAACACATCAACAAACTGTTAGCAATGAAAAGCCTACTCCACCAACCTTTCTCATGTCAGAGTCAACTTCAGGCGGCAAGCGAAGCCATGCCGAGTAGAGAAGGGATTCATAGACGGTGACATGTGGAGAGTGGATGTCATTTTGTTCACAATAGCCTGATATCCGTGCAAAAGTTTCCTGTTTCTTGGGATAGCCAGATATGGAGATGTTTCCTTCTATATATCCTCCAGTTTTCCTGCCCGCCAGTACATCCATTAGAGTTGTCTTACCCGCCCCACTCACACCCATCAGTGCTGTAAGGACTCCTGGCCTGAAAGCTCCACTCACACCCTTCAGTAGCATTAACCGATCCTCCGTTATACCTCTGTCTTTCATTTCCTGTGTGTGAAGGTTTGATCATTAGTTATTACTTTTGTTATAGGACAACACATAATGTTTTGCATTTGTGGCCTGAATGTACCTGTGGCATGTCAACAGAGTATCGAATGTCATCAAAGGTGATTGAAAGAGGAGTGAAAGGTAGAACCATTCCCTTCTTTCTGTTGTCTCCATTTTGTGTAGTCCTCCTAATATCATTCCCACTCCCTGTATTTGTTTAAATTTGTTTTAGATTTCTGGGCTTGAGGACCCACTAGCTCGACCTCAAATAAATATACTGAGACTGACCTTGTGATTCTGTCGGCTTAGAGGAGTTGGTTCCTGCAGGCAAAAGCTCAATGCTTTCTCCAGTTCTGTTTGCATGTTTTTCTCTCAGCTCCTCTTCAGATATAACCGTCTGACCTTTTCCAAGTGCTGAAGGCATCAAACTCCAAGTAAGTATCACGTTGTATAAACTTTGAGAAGTTTTAGCGAGGTGAAGCAACAGATGGAGCTTATAAATACTCACGGTCCAGCCAGTCAAGGAAGAGAACAAAGAGGATATTGAAGAGGAAGACATATCCGAGCAATGCACCAACGCCAATCCAATACCAGTTTGTATCAACGAAAATCCCACGACTCTTCAAGACTTGAACACCCAATGTGACATTGCTTGTATCCACAATCTGCACCAGATAGAAAGCTTGATTTAATACAGTCCCCACGGAAGAGTGTTGATGATTGTTTTTGTGGTTCAAGAATGATATGGACACCTTGGGTGGGTTCTCCCTCCATTTTAttaagggcaaaaaaaaaaaaaaaaagaaaaaaagagaggaatgaTATGTGTACCTTTTGCCAACTATGTCCAAGAAACTCATTTACCGCAATTGCATTCTGTGCATACATCAGAGGAGATGACCAGTAACCCCAGATCCACCATTTCTTAATATCGTCTGCAAGAAAAGGGAGTGCAAGTAAGTTGCCGTGTTCTGGTGCTAAATCAGTGAGCTAAATTTTAGCTGATGAACCATATTAGTATACATTTTTATACCTCGTGATATGAGGAATCCACCAAGAATCAAGAGAACAAGTTGTGCAAAGGATCCAAATGTATCAGCAACAACCATCTCCCTTCCAAGTGCAGCAAGAAGCCGGAAAAGTCCGGATGCCATCTGACTAATTAGCACTAGCAGCAGATAATGCCTGAAAAACCTGCAGGACAGCAAATTTTAAGTTACTGGAAAGAATCCATGAAAAAGGAACTCAGCCTGCTTGTGCCAACATACACTCTTGTGATTGTGTTCTAGTCGTCTTAACCTTTCGATATTTGGGTCGAAGCCAATGACATAGTATGTCATGCCTATCCAGACAGCACACTCCAGAAATGAAATGGGTATCTTGAGGATCCATGTTGGCAATGCATATGCCCATGATGGATAGAAGAGGAGGTCTCTTTGCTTGTAGAATATAGGGAGCTTTGCAATACTCATTGCAAGTTCTGCAAATCCATTGAAGAGATGAGTGACTAGCCCAAGAAACATGGCACCTAAGAAGATAAATCCATCCTCCGCTGTATTGCGGTGCATTTTCGTTCGCAGGAAGACCGTCATTCCAATGGTTCCAAGAATTATCAGCTGatgtgagaaagagaagaaagcttGTTGCCATCACACTCGTTAAGCTTCAATATTCAAGAAACAGTGCAATGGTTTATGCCCTGCTCACCTGGACCACTTTGAAGATGTAGACAAATGAATTCCTCTTCATTAGCAACCACTCCCTTGAGATGCAAGCTTTCAACAGCGCCATCTTGCTAATGCCATACTTTGAAGTTGTCAATGCTGCAGGATGGTTCCTGCTCCTATCAAAAGGGGTACCAAGCTCCTCTCCTAGTTTGCGGCCGACATGGAATGACTGGAAGGCTTCTGAAAACTCATTGACGGAAATATACTTGTATGGCTCATCTTTGTGTGCCCAGTACTGATGCTGATCCTTCCTTGATGTAACCTATGGATTTAGAGAGATCAGCATGGAGTTATCTACTTAGTTGCAAAAAGGAGCCATTTTTATTCGACGATAATGGATTGCGATCAGAAATTATCCATGAGTAATGATACTTACTTCCTGCAAGAAGTCTGCCACACCTTTCCTTTCAGGACATTTGAAACCCATAGATTCAAAGAATTCGAGGATATTTTCCCTAGGGCCTTGATACACAATTTGGCCTTCCGAGAGGAGAACGATGTCATCAAAGAGGTCGTATGTCTCTGGAGCTGGCTGAAGCAACGAAATAAGTGCAGTCCCACCAAGGATGTGGACTGATTGTCTAAGAGAGTTGACAATCTGGTAGGTTGTGGAGCTGTCGAGACCGGTAGAGATCTCATCCATGAATAGGGCCTTAGCTGGTCCAACGAGCATCTCACCTGCATAGAATCCAATAAAGCATCATCAGAACTTGATATCTTTTCAGATCAGAGGACACTATGCTTATGTTTAATAGTTCTAGACTTCCAGTTCAGTCTCTTCTTTTCCTTGTTACCTGTTGTAACACGCTTCTTTTGTCCTCCAGAGATGCCTCTGATCATTGCATCTCCTACCATAGTATCAGCACATATTTCCAGTCCCAAAATCTGCAGAAGAGGATAGTGTACATTGAGTTTTCTCCCTGATATtgtttggtaaaattgatttacgATTGATATATCTTTCTTTTTGTTAGTTTAAGATAGGTATTTCATTTTTCTTGCAGAACTTACTTTCAGAATATAATCCGTAACCACACTCTCCTGACCTTCCACAGATATAGCCTGCAGGAACAAAGAAAAGGGGAATTACTTCAATTTTAGATATTCAATGAATTCGTCTAACGTTGGAAACCTACTATGCTATTGCATGCATCCTATATTTTCCTCATAATGATGAACTGAAAACTTCATAAGAAATATAAGCCGCAATGCATAGTTTAAAAGTTGTGCGGATTTGTTACGGTGTAATTAGTATAAAAAACAACTTATTAAATAAAAAGGAAAGGCCATCTTAATTTCACCCCCCTTCCTCCTTAATTAAGTCAAGATCACATGAATGTATGCTACATATGTGAAGCAAGAATTTTCAAATCATGTTTTCACCTTCATGTACACGTCAATGTCGGGATCTGGCTTGAtgcttgcttctttttctcttcttgataGCTCTGTCAACATGTCTGTATATGATTGCAAACTATGAGTTTCTTTGATGTGTGAAGCTCCTTGATGGTATACATTGGCTGAAACATTCTCTTTTCACTTACCATAACGTGTTCCAACTCCTTGGCATCTTGCAGAGAAAGCCAATGTCTCTCTCACTGTCATCTCCCCAATGTGAAGATCATGCTGACCAATATAAGCAGAGGTCCTTTGAGGGACAAATTCATCCATGTCATGACCGTTGTAAGTCACTCTTCCAGATACCTGACATTTTCAAATAATTTACGCGTTAGCTTTATCATTCTACAACGTTATCAGATACAAAACCAAACATATCAGTAAATTCCTTTACAGTGTTCAATTCTCCATTTTAGAGCCGCTCTTGAGAGACATTGAGACCAAAATAACAGCCCAGCAATATATAATAGAGATTTACAGTATGTTTACCTTTAGAGTTGAATCAAGTTTTCCTGCCAGAGCTAAGAGCAAAGTAGTTTTTCCAGAGCCTGGAGGACCTAGAAACAGCGTCATTCTGCACATAATATACAAACAAATCAGAATTTTCTGAACATGGAGAAATCCATCTCGACATATGATGGAgtcatttgaaattaaataataatccATATTACCTGCAAGGCCTGATGATTCCACTGATGTCATGAAGGATCGAAATTGGTCTCTTTCCGCTTGGAACAACATGAAGGTAACTCAGAACATCCTGAATAACAAAGAAGCACCAGTTCATTCAGACAGAGTACCAATAAACATGTAAGCAAAGGATGCAATTTCACCTTTAATGCTTATTTGGTATGGAGAGGGTAACTATCTATAAGTGCGAATTACCATGATCTTGTTATAGAAGAAGTTGGTGAAAGTAGGAACACCGCGATTTCCCACGTATGCTTCTGCATCAATATTAAGATGCTCAAACCGGACCTCAATTGTTGGATTATCGATTCCAACACTGCAAGATACAAGAAATAAAAAGAGTCAAGTAGTTCAACAAGAGATCCATTTGATGAGGATAGTATCGATGCTATTGAAAAGCAGAACCGTAACCAAGAAAGAAACATACCGTTCCATTCGATTCCTTAACTTTAACAGGAACCTCTCATTATCTTCCTCTGCAGTCCTCACCAATCTCTCCAACAAATTCTTCCTCTCCTGGAAGCCAAGCCCGTGGATGTCTACTTCCTGGATCTCACCGCCATCCACTGCCGTGAGTATGCCTCTCCTCATACGGTCATAGGTAGGCAGCTTCTCTATGGCGGCCCATTTCAGGGCCTCCTCATCGTCTTCTTCCCGTCCGGATCGACCGAAGATGTCACTTGCTGAGGAGGTGGCCCGCCACGAGGAAACGGTGCGGCGCATGCTTCCCCGCATGCTCCCCACAAGGCTCCCCTTTCTCTCCATTGTTTTAGACTTCTGAATACCCCACCTAGCTCTGCAAGAACTCTTCAGCAAATTCCAATGCTAAATGCCTTCCAAAATCTGAATTCGAGATCGATTCCTCTCTtgggagcaaaaaaaaaaaaaaaaaaaaatcttgttgcAAATTTGAATGGGACTGCTGCCGTCCTCGACACCGTGAAGCAGTGAATTAAATAGCGAAAATCCCGCGGAAGAACACTTGCAATTATTAGTCCAATGCAATTCAGATCTATTtctctgcttcttcttcttttctgacTCGGTGGAGGGAATCCAATGAGCAGGTGGGGTTTAAATACTGGCGGTGATGATGCTTGAGAGCGAGCATATCTGCATATGGGAGTGTGGGTCGTGATGGGATTAGTTTGAACAGTTCAATAAATTTCCAGGCTATGCTGCCGCTTTTGACCGTTGAAAGTTTGAATTTCTAAGGGATGACCGAAGCAAGGTCAAGTCAAGGTACACCACACCAATTGGGTCTTAAGCCAAGATGCGGCCGGTGAACCCGGGGACCACGTTACAGTCTTTGCGGGTCCAGGGGAGCGAGGGTGGAAGGCATTTGATCAACATCGAGGGGTCGAAAACGCTCCAATGATGTCAAGACTTTCTCTGTGAGCGGGATCACGAGATTTTGATGATGGTTTTGGAGCCGTCTGTTGGATCTACGAAAAGGACGGCGGAGCGTGTGAAACCGGTTGGGTGGGCCCGTTATATCGGCAGTCGCACGTTACCGTACGAGAGCCGCAAGCGTGGGGCCACCACGAAGCCGGAGGGGAAGGGAACAAACAGGCAGCTGAAACGGAACAGTATGGCGTAGCATCAGGTTGAGTGCTGGTTTGCTTGCCATAAAAGGCATTGAAGCCTTGCCCCACCCCCGCCCCCCCCAAAAAAATTGGGGCACGGAAGCCGGCCGCTAGCTTTCACTTTGTTTATATTTTAATAACATAATTAATTTAAGATTTTGGAAGCTTTCTTCTGCTTTCTAGTCTCAGTCAAACTCAACTCGTACAACCTTGACTCGATCTTTTAACTTGCGTTTAGAGCTTTTATTTCAGTTGTAATGTGGATTCAAATGGTTAAGCTTATACATTCAAGCCTAAGGAAGCCAACGTTGTTCATGGTCAGGTGAGAAGTAATTTTGACCCTGAACTTGTGATTGTGCTTAGGTAATTTAATAATCAATTTGAACTTTTTTGAGTCCAGAACCCACTCAAACACAATTAGTTGCTCTGATCGATTGGCCACCTCACACCTGGTGAGCTCTCTCACACTTTTGACCAGGCCCTAACACCACCTGATGCCACATTCTATCCCCACGGCCAGTTTCATAAGCCCTTTTTCACCGTGGTCACCTACACCTCTCAAAGGCGGCCACCTTTTGACATCTCCGCTAACTATCGCACCATCGGTATATAATAATTGACATTGCTGGCGCACTCATAGCAAGACTAGAAGAGCAAGACAGTGAAGGCAGTGAAGACAGTGGTCATGCTTCCTGATAAGAAGCCAAACTAACATTGTTAGCTACAATAGTTCAAATCTATCTTTAGCAAATTAGGTTCAAAAATAGTTCCCTGTAATTCGTTTTGCATTGTTGGAAATTCATTTCGGTACTTGAAAGTATTAAGAGTTTTAAGTTAGTCAAAATGAGAAAGATAAGATTAAGGTGTTGTTTGCAAAATTCTGTGCTAAATTAAGGTAAGTGTAGACCATGATGGATAGGTACATAATTGTTGCTTGTCTCAAAACAATGTAATTATGTTGGAACTATGCAGACAAATAAAGTATCCAACAATCCTTAAATACCTGAATTCCATCCTCATTGGATTCATCACCATGCCTGGGTAAAAGGATCCAAACTTTGTGTGATTTGGATTAGCCCAGTGCATCTAGGAGATGTTTGGTTGGAGAAAATTGGAGTTTGAAATAGGAATAAAATGAGTGATTCACGTTCCAACCATTTGGTTTGAAGTtttattctgattctgatttcgaGATGGAATGGAATGGCCTAATCATCCTAAAATTCAATCCTGACTGTCCCTAAGGATTCAAAtctctattttgattttgattccagTCACAAACCAAATATGATCATTCCTACTTCCATTTCAATATAATCCGATCATGATCGTGAACTAGACACCCCTTAATGCGTATGACTTGATCCGTAAGGCATAATTATCCTTGTCCATCACCCTAAGGATTAAGATATACttatctaataaaaaaatatgatctttGTCTGCACCATAGGCTTTTACGCACCCTATGTTGCCATAAATTTCCAATGCGTTTGACTTGGTCTGACGCATCCTTTTGCCCCTCTAAGTTGGTTTGGATCGCAGCCATCTGATTTCTGCAATCCCATAAGATTTGCACCTCATAAGCCCAATGATTTGTTGACGTTAAGGTCTCGTGGCCCTCCACTCTAGTCTTTCAAACTACGTGACTTTTGACTTGGCAGCATGGCGTGGATCCGGATCGGACGGTCAAGAATGATCTCATCATGCGGAGTTGAATGCCGGTGTGCCTCTGGAGCCATTAGTATAACTGTTTCCACAAAAGCCACCTTAGCTCGTCCCAGCCCCAAGCGAGTTCAAATGGTATCTTTCACGTGAAAGAGTAGTTCCCCTTTTTTTTCATGTTGTTAGATCATGTAATGTAATGGCCACTTCGAGATCCATATGAacagatagaaaaaaataatggagTGCTTTGAAACTTCTACAAGATGAAATCTGAGGCGTGCAAAAGAAGATTAATGCAATCTAAACCCATCCTTTGCTAGGCTCGATCAACATCCTGAAGGATTTAGATTATatcttttatgcaaaaaaataatttatgttcTTTCCGTTGGatcatataatatttattttgaaatctatatagaTAAATAGGGATAAAAATTGAAGTGCTTTAAAATCCATATAAAGAGCAATCTAATAGTTGACGTCGCGGCAGATACAATCGGTAGCCCACTCTGAGCTCTTTTGAGGTAGATGGGTGCATGTTATTCCCGCATAGAAATATTATGCGGGATATGAAAGATTCGACGCTGGTTTGAAGTATAAAACTTGCAGAAGGCCTGATAATTGAGTGCATTGCCTGCCCATCAAATTTCTGGCGCGTGTCATCAACGTCAGCTCTGGCATACTCGAGAAATTATTACGTGCACCAGATGCAAGTGGATCAGGACTAATTCCGGAGCATATGCACAGTATAGAGCGGGCAATCATATGCACAGTATAGAGCGCGCAATCGAAAATCGGTGAGATACAAGGGAtagcgtggcgtgttatccat contains the following coding sequences:
- the LOC105040240 gene encoding ABC transporter G family member 39, with protein sequence MERKGSLVGSMRGSMRRTVSSWRATSSASDIFGRSGREEDDEEALKWAAIEKLPTYDRMRRGILTAVDGGEIQEVDIHGLGFQERKNLLERLVRTAEEDNERFLLKLRNRMERVGIDNPTIEVRFEHLNIDAEAYVGNRGVPTFTNFFYNKIMDVLSYLHVVPSGKRPISILHDISGIIRPCRMTLFLGPPGSGKTTLLLALAGKLDSTLKVSGRVTYNGHDMDEFVPQRTSAYIGQHDLHIGEMTVRETLAFSARCQGVGTRYDMLTELSRREKEASIKPDPDIDVYMKAISVEGQESVVTDYILKILGLEICADTMVGDAMIRGISGGQKKRVTTGEMLVGPAKALFMDEISTGLDSSTTYQIVNSLRQSVHILGGTALISLLQPAPETYDLFDDIVLLSEGQIVYQGPRENILEFFESMGFKCPERKGVADFLQEVTSRKDQHQYWAHKDEPYKYISVNEFSEAFQSFHVGRKLGEELGTPFDRSRNHPAALTTSKYGISKMALLKACISREWLLMKRNSFVYIFKVVQLIILGTIGMTVFLRTKMHRNTAEDGFIFLGAMFLGLVTHLFNGFAELAMSIAKLPIFYKQRDLLFYPSWAYALPTWILKIPISFLECAVWIGMTYYVIGFDPNIERFFRHYLLLVLISQMASGLFRLLAALGREMVVADTFGSFAQLVLLILGGFLISRDDIKKWWIWGYWSSPLMYAQNAIAVNEFLGHSWQKIVDTSNVTLGVQVLKSRGIFVDTNWYWIGVGALLGYVFLFNILFVLFLDWLDPLGKGQTVISEEELREKHANRTGESIELLPAGTNSSKPTESQGSGNDIRRTTQNGDNRKKGMVLPFTPLSITFDDIRYSVDMPQEMKDRGITEDRLMLLKGVSGAFRPGVLTALMGVSGAGKTTLMDVLAGRKTGGYIEGNISISGYPKKQETFARISGYCEQNDIHSPHVTVYESLLYSAWLRLPPEVDSDMRKMFVEEVMELVELTSLRGALVGLPGVNGLSTEQRKRLTIAVELVANPSIIFMDEPTSGLDARAAAIVMRTVRNTVDTGRTVVCTIHQPSIDIFEAFDELFLMKRGGEEIYVGPLGRNSCHLIKYFEGIEGVRKIKDGYNPATWMLEVTTPAQEEILGVNFAEIYKNSDLFKRNKALISELSSPPPGSKDLFFPTKYSQPFITQCMACLWKQHKSYWRNPSYTATRIFFTAVIALIFGTIFWRLGKKVNTRQDLFNSLGSMYAAVLFIGIQNGQTVQPIVDVERTVFYREKAAGMYSALPYAFAQVLIEIPHIFLQTVIYGLIVYSLIGFDWTLEKFFWYLFFMFFTFMYFTFYGMMAVAMTPNSDIAAIVSTAFYAIWNIFAGFLIPRPRIPVWWRWYSWACPVAWTLYGLVASQFGDYTNPMNNGETVQGFIRRYFGFRHDFLGIVAVAVVGFALLFAFVFAFSIKVFNFQRR